In the genome of Harpia harpyja isolate bHarHar1 chromosome 8, bHarHar1 primary haplotype, whole genome shotgun sequence, the window TGTGGCAGCCTTGTATTCTGTCATTAGAAACTGGTGCTTAAATTAAGGCTGTTggtctggtggttttttttttttacctttcattcAAACAGTGGTAAAATTATCCAAATATGACTCTATTAATGTAGTGTGTGGTGCTGCACTTTCTCAGTGAGGTATTCATCCATGGTACTGTTCCCATTCGTTTAGCTTTTGTAAGTTCTGCTTATTCTGGTTGAACTCAGTAATTATAGCTGCTAACTCTAAATGTGTAGCAAGTTGTTTAGAAGTCATGTAGTTTCTTTCTTAAGATGGGATAGATCTGGTCAAAATCAATAGATCCCCCTGATAGTCAAATATGTTGCCTAGAAAGTAAAGCAAGCAGGGAGTATGCTGTCACTGGCACCAGCTAACAATACAGACAGGGAATTGCGAGTTTTAACTCTACACACTAAATTTTCATATTAATTAAACACCCTCTGTGTGATGGTACAGGCACAGAAAGAGCTTAGGAACCAGGCTACGGAGAAGTTGCTTGGACGTGTCAGGGTGTTGATTCTGTACCTTGTCTGAATTGAGATCCTGTGCTTTCTAGAACATCTAAGACAgggttttcctcctttcccaaagCTGTGCGTTAgcagttttgtttttccctatttGGTACAGCCTGCAATGGCTCTGTTCACATCTGGGATTTAATTGGATTACAGTGCATTAGCCTTTTGTTAGTTGGGCAGGAAGGAGATCTGAGAGCCAGAATTTAGCTTGTAGCAAAGGATGTAGGGCAGCCAGAGGTTTGGGGCCATGTCACAGactaccttctttttttctgtgtttccttggCGTATACTAGATTGAATTTCTGAGCTGAGTTTGAGGTATGGAGCCAGGCAGGTTGGGAGAACATGGCATcttgaaaaacctgaaaaatgcaaattttaccCTCATGAATCATATGCTTGGGTATGGAAGGAGACAACAGGAGTGAAACTATTGCACATTATCTTACTCATACCCTTATGTCCaaatttagatttaattttttggAATTTAAGGATTATTGCTACAGAATCTTACTCTGCAATACAAAGAGCCCCGACTGCGTTATAGAAAACAAAACCGTGCTTTTGTGGGAGAACAGAAGGGATTAATTGCCTTTCTTATACCTTCCTTGGAGCAATGATCGGTAGTTGAAATCCAATCTGAATGTAACATTTCTTTAGCAAGCTCCAGTTGTCATCAAATCAGTGGTTAATGGTGCTTTAGTTAAAAGATCTGATAATCAGGCAGTTCataaatctaaaaagcaacataAACTACAGGTTAAAAACAATGTTGGACTGAAACGTGGTGGTCttaaaggcagaaaaggaaactgTCTGCATAGAAGTAGGTAATAACATCATAAAATGTTAATCATAAGTGTGGCCTAGATTCATGGGCCCACAACGTGATTCTCTGAAGAACTACTCTTCTGTTTCAGGTACAAAGGTATGGCAACACACTCCAGTTTCCTACCAAGGGTAACACAGTCAAAATCGAATACCCCCTGCGTTTCAGATACTTGGGGAAGGACTGAAAAGTGATACTTAAGAGTCAGCTATTTGCAAGATCTTGCTGACAAGCAAAATtcaggttttccttttaaaaacaaacgaacaaaagccaaccaaccaacaaaaacaaaccatgaaGTGGGATTCACAGTGGCTAGACCTTTTTGACAGCATGAGGAATGGGGTCAGTGGCTGTTCAGACCAACCTTCAGGAAATGCCATTACGTGTGTTCcttgaggaaggaaaggagacacTTATTGAGTATAGGTTTGCCTATCACAAATGTGAGCTATACCAACATCCACATACTAGCAAAATGTTTCCCAATTCTGAATGGACAGCTTGAATCTTATGCCCAATTTAGTCCCTAAGCCTTGTTAgcgctcaaaaaaaccccaaccccccaaaccagCGGAGGAACATTGCTTCCTTCTGTGTCAGTTAAACAGGATGTGGGTGAACGCAGGCTCAATTTTCTTCGTTAGAATTGTAGCAGAGACTTGAATGCAAAATGGGCTGGAAGAAGTATCTTCTGGACTCACCTGCTTAAATACTTAATTAGATGTAAGACACACCCATACCTTTCCCTGCTCAAATGAAAGCTACGAAACACCAGGCCTAAAtatttgctctttctctctcaggCTTCATTATCAGAAGTTTTTTGagagaataatttatttcagtggtttATGAGGGAGTCTGACTTCCAAGATACTGAAAACTTAGTCTTTAAGACAGCCATATCAATAACTATGAgcttggaaggaaaagaaaatcttatttgtagctatttaaaaaccaaaaccaacaacaataaaacCCCAACATCTTGCCTCACAGGCTTCTggtgcaaaaaaatattttgtctttgggTAGCATGGCCTGCAGAGAATTGTTGGTCCTACTTAAAACTGTCATTTGAAATTGTCACCTTTTGTTTTAGGTGAAGGTTTCTTCCTAGTTCATTTAAGTAATAGATTTTAATCTTGTTCTgcatttgtgctttattttcttagaaattgACAGTGGTTGGAAACCATTAAGACACACTGATCTGTGTATAAATATAACTCTTCCGCTAGTTCTGGAACCTTTTCTCACCACCCAGAAGGACAGGCATTTAAGTAATTGTAGAATTTGTTTATTCCTATTGTAACAATATGAGACTTGTGTTAAAATTGTGATTGACACTTTATATTGATTCTTTCTTACTTGTGACTTGTCAAGCTTTTTCCATCAGAAGAACAGAAGAATTCATataaaaacacagatttatttttttttattaggtaaAAACTGTTGAACATACCCAGtatgctttgtatttaaaattgagGTGCTGAGTAGAGGAACTGTCATACATAGTTTCTTTTGCTACCCTGTGCCTGTTCCTGAAAATGTaacatctctcttcttccttctcagttCTGTCATCTGCTTTTCCCAAAATTTTGAAGTACTGCCTGCTTATCACAGCatatataattaaataatatAGCCAATACAGACCTTGTGGCATGTGATTATAAAATCAACTTGAAACTTTAAGATAAAGCTAACACTTCCTAAAGCGTTTGTATTCATCCAGGCTTTAAACTATTTCTCCCCCAACCTGCTGAATATCCTTTTGGACATCTTTGTCCTTGAATCTCCTCTGAAAGAGGCTTAGAGACTTTCTCCATATGGGTGGTAAAAGCAGATACGTCTGTTCATCTTGATTCCTTTTCAATGCTATTCTTACAGTGAATACATTTATTCAAGGATCCCATCTAAGCAACACAAGACAGAAGGTTTGCTTGTGTAGTAGGGAGCCAATACCAGGAAAAAGCAAGCTGTGCAGGAGCTTGGTGAGActtgctggctgtgctgggacTCGGGATGCCTCTGGCAGGGTGCCTGCTGTCCTGGTGCTGAGCCTGGCACCCCTCAGTGTGGAGCCGTGGGGAGGTGACCCGCAGGCAGTGGTGGAATTCATCATGTGGGCACATCTGCGTGGTGGTGTTAACTGTTCTGTGGTGGGGCTGGTGTCTTAAGTAGTAAACATATATATAGGTTTGAATGAAGGTTGAGAAACatcactgatcttttttttttctttttcttttttctgtctctccttaCAGTTGGTCCATTAACCATCACCTTCAGGGTGCTCCCTAGTGAAAGAATGATCatcaaaaaaaatccttttgttcaGTCGGGTGGCCGCTACAGGCCACCTCACTGCTTGGCCCGCTACAAATCAGCCATCCTTGTAGCATACAAGAACCAGGAGAAGTACCTTCACCATCTTCTCTACTATATTCATCCTTTCTTGCAGCGCCAGCAGCTCAGTTACAGTATCTACTTGATTCAGCAGGTAAATCTAAATCAGATGTGCCTGATGGTGTAGCTGAACTTCCCAGTTAAGGGTTAGGTTCTGAACAAGAAATGGGAATCTTCTAATGTGGAAGTACCATTTTACGCATGGGTTTAGAGCAGGTTGGTTACGTGCTGTCCCATCTCCATGGCTGCTAATGATTGAAATATCATACCACTTGTTAAGATCATAATTCTGCTACTgatttgttctgccttttttttttttcttctagaggGATAAAGTTGTCATTAAGTGGTAACTTGTATTTTCAGCTGTTCAAGAGTTGGATGTGGTTTGTCTTGTAGCTTGTCAGTGTGGCTACTGAGCAAAACTGTTGAGACTAAATGCTAAAGTGAAGTTGGCTATTTTTAGCCTGTATCAGATAAAAACATCTGGCTTGACTCTGCTGTGGGGCAGCCTATGCAGTTCAAACAGCCGTTTTGAACTGACGTGGAATGGTGTTGCAAAAGATCAGTAGCGTGAGAGCAAGTTTTTGATTCATTAATTGAAACTGATGGTTgattgggagggaggaggagctTTTTTGTTTGACCaagatcattttttttctcatttctaagcTTTAATAAGCAGTAGTCAGGGCAAAAGTGTTGATGTGCAGATGTACAGCTAAGGATTGACTTACTGGTCTCTTAAAAGTCAGCCTTCTTCAGGAGCCTGCGGTATATAGCCCCTGACACAGCAAAGCTTACAATTGCTGAGAATATTGTGAAGAGAATGGATGAGATTTTCAGAGTCTGGGGCATGGAATTTGTAGCTAGTATTGATTCATTCCAGCGTCACTCATTTGAATAAGGCTTTTTGACTAACATAAATTTTAATTGAGTTATCCTCTTTGTTGTTTTGGTGAAGAAATGTaggttttcttttccaggtgGGGAATGGTACGTTTAACCGAGCAAAGCTGCTTAATGTTGGTGTCCGGGAAGCCCTGAAGGATGAAGACTGGGACTGCCTTCTTCTGCACGATGTCGACCTAGTACCTGAGAATGATTATAATCTCTATGTTTGCGATGAATACTATCCCAAGCATATAGCTAGTGCCATGGATAAGTTTCAGTACACGTAAGTGCCACCATGTGCTTTGGATGTACGTATCCCAACTGGTTCACTTTCTGCATAGAAAGTATGAATGGGGGCAGTGAAAGATACAACCTTTAAGAGGTTTTCTGTTAGTTTTGCAGTAGTGACTTCACCAGAAAAGGGTATTCTTGCCTTCAGtattgaagcttttttttttctctttctcttttagtCTGCCATATAAGTCCTTTTTCGGGGGTGTATCTGCTCTGACTCCAGAACATTACATGAAGATGAATGGGTTTCCAAACACATACTGGGGCAGTGGTGGTGAAAATGACGACATTGCTACAAGGTACTTATGCACAGGACAGGCTTAAAATAGAAGGGAGCTGGCTAGTTAAACATGTAGCATTACCGTAAGAAAGGAACTAAGGTGTTCCTTAACATGCTTGCAGTATCATTATAATCCAGAATGCTGTTGGCATTGGGAATGGTTAATGTCAGAAGATGTTCAGAATCTATGAATCCACTCATTGTGTGCTGGGAGGACAGAATGTTACTTCACATCCTTGTGCCTTCACTCGCTCTGGAGTGCATTCAAGGGGTTATAACCGCCCGTGGTTGACAAGTGACTCCATTGACATTAACAGCCCCAAGGGAAGGGTGGAATCTGCAAGCTTGACAAATAAGAAAACCAAGAAGGTACTTACTAATTTTCAGACAGTTGGGAATGTAAGTTATGTTAAGGGCATCTAGGTTGCTCCAAGTATTACCTAATCACCAATATGTGGAATTAAGGAACACAAGGAATTCTAACTTCTGTCTTCAGTGCTGGGTGATGGAGAAGCCTGTTTACTACTGTGAGTCAGTGACAGCAAGATCTGATGTTTTTTCTTATGCTTGAGTTGCCATGGCAGCAGCATGCTATAGAAGTGAATACAATGAGTTTAGTTCCAGGTACTCAGCCTAATGCAAATTCTTCAAGTACAAAATCACAGCTGTAGCTTCTTTATTCAGCTTTGTAGTTGCACTGTGCACCTTCATCATCCTGCATTGAGGCAAGCTCACGGGCAGTTCATAAAACTAAACTGATGATAAAGGCCTTGTGTGTGTTTTGGTCTTGCACAGCACGACAAGTTACACAGTTTCAGTGGAATGTTCTGTTTGAGGACTGCAGGAGCTTTTACAAAGCACTATTCTGGGAACTGAAAGTCAGATTTTCTAACGTAcaattcctccttttcctttcagagaaaCCTAACTAAAAGGGTGTATGATTGTTTAGAGATTCAGCATTTACTAAAGGAATAGAATGCcaggaaaatagattttttacATCAAACACTACAATGCTGGGTCTATTCAGCTGTTCTTAGTGCAGCCTAGGCATCTAGTGGGGTTTTCAGTACCTGTGGTAGAGAGTCATGCCAGTTATGCATAGGAGCGCACTTCCTTACAGAAATCTCCTAAGGCAAGTAGGTTATGTAGATCCCAAAATAGCCCTTTCTTGAAGGGACGTAAATCATGTGTCGTTTCTCTGAAAACTTATGCTAATGATTAGCAGTGTTCTGGCCCATAGGTACATGGAGGCCATGGACAGTGCCTGCTCATGATTTAATCACACACTGATGTCTCAACCTGCAGAAATTAGGAATGGGCTGACTGTTTTTGAATGGCCAGGTTGATGCACCTACTGGGATTTGGATTTTAGGAGGTGCTCAAGCACTTCTTACCATGTAGcaacaaaattaattaatatttgaaatTGGACATTGAAATGTCAAAAAACCCCATCCtgtgtgaagatttttttttgctgggatACTGCTTATTAAAGCAGAGTTAGTGAAAAAACATGCTGACTGCTATTTATATTATATAGTACTGCAGCCTGACAACTATTAGTCCTAGCAAACACCAGGATCTACctttaattagaagaaaatactaaCTGGAACCACTTATGTGTTAACTTTATCAACTACAGgaaagtctgggttttttttcttaacagtaaATGAATGTATTAACTGTTTCATAATATGCTTTTAGTTTAATCTTGTAATGCAAAATCTGTAACAGCAAAGCTAGTTTAGtgttcttgctttttcttgtctttttgaCTGAATGTGCAATAAGCTTAtgttcagaaaacaagaaacctTGTCTAAAACTCAATCTGAAATAATAGTATGTCATACTGTCAATGAAGTGGTGTAATCATTTGATGGCTCTAGACtagcaaatattttcagttctgtaGCCTCTTTCAGCTCTTTAACATTCCTGCTTCAGTGCAGCTTGCTGCTGTACCAGATCTCCCTGGAAGGCAATCACACGTTGCAAATGTGCAGGTTAGATAACTGCAGTTGAGCAAACATTGATTCTTACATTCACAGGAATTTTCTCTGTGTAAGAGCTGCCCTGTGATAACAGAGGTTTGCTAGCCCTAGCACTATTACAGGCACTTTGGTAAACTAACATAGATGCCATCAGCAATGAGTTGCTTGAAAGTCACTCAGAATGCTGTTTTTACGAGCTCTGTTCTGGAATTCTGAGCCTTCAGTTCACTTTTATCTAACTgtcctgcagctgagcagctcacATTTGTTTGTCTGGTGCCTGTATTTATCACTAATCTCTTATGAAGCCAGTCCTGTAATCAGGCCAACTGAATGAATGGCACTTCTCAAAGAACAGAGAGAGGCTTAATCTGGATCTGAAACTCAGGACTGGCTTCCTTTCAGAAACTGCAAgtttggtggtttgttggggtttttgggggtttttttttggttttttttgtttttttttttgttttaagtttagGTGATGGACCTCTAGGCAGTAAAAGCTCTGCTCTTACAAGGAAGTGAAAATAATGCCCAATTGTCAGATTCATGGGAATTGCTTTTGAATGCCCTGTATCCTGTTGTTCTTTCCCTGCTTGCTATAATCCTCTTTGTACCCTGTTGAAGCATACTGCAGCTGGGAGCTTTCTAGCCCAAGCCCGGTTAGAACCTGCTAGAGAAGATAATGCGGCACTGTGGTGGTGTTAGACTTGCTCCCTTTGgcttctgcattttgctttgattGCATTAACACTGAAAATGATCTCTGACTTTGAACTTCCCTATAACTAAGCCTAGAAATGGCATCTTTATGcttaagcaaatattttgtttgttgttttaaaggATTCAGCTAGCAGGAATGAAAATAGTCCGGACATCACCCCACCTTGGACGCTACAAAGTGATGGACTACAATGAAGAGACAGAGACTCAAGAGCCTTGGGGAAGGTAAGTAAGTGTTTGGGGGGGCAGTTAGGAGGCTGCTCTTTGCCTTGTGGCAGGTTGACCGTTACCATCATCTTCCTCAGAACAGGTAGTAAGTGTACCTAATGCCgctgcttgtttttctgctttaatgtgGCTATTTAAAGGTGGCTCCCACTCAGTTTCAGCTAAATCATTCTGTATCTGTCTCTGCATTCCTCCCAGTCTCCTACTGTTAAGGACATGTGCTAGCTAGGAAGCTAACACATATCAGACTTAAGCATCAAATTATTCAGggaataaaacttaaaaaaacccgaCCACTGCCTGCTTTCTAAATAGGTAGAGTTCAGTTTGAAGAGGCACTTTGCTACAACTTCCCTGTAATAAAAACTTGTTCTTCAATTGGTGTCGATTTACAATGTGCCATTAAAATAGCGGAAGGCGGTAATCTAGCTTGAAGACATGAGGAAGGTGCTGTGAGACCTTAGCAAAGACTCAGTTTTATATAAAAGAGCTGGAGGAGGGTGTTGGGTCAAGTGTGGTGGAGGCTTCTCATACTGACAGTGCAGACTTCCCTCTGTCACCTCAAAACCCAGGTTTCCATAACAACCCTGTCTTAAAACCTACCTACAGCAGCCTATGTGCACCACTGCTGCAAGCCTCCGTGTTGCACTCCCAGGTCTCTCTAAGCTGCTGacagtttcttggttttttgtggACTGTAGTTGCCACTTCCCTCATCTCCCTGTCTGACAGGTTCCAGTCCAAATTGTCCTCCTTTTAGAATAGTCAGCATGAACTTACTCTAATCTGTTTAGTCTTATAAAATGCCTTCTCTCTCTAGTGTGTATTATGTGAGAAGAATTTTCTTGGGGCTTTCCTGCTATATGTTTTCATCTGCTAAGCCCATGCCACCTTGGGAAGActatttcttctgcagcttcagctgcAAACATCAGCTTTGTTGTTCTAACTGCAGGTATTGTTCCTTTTTCAGGCCTACTTCTCGACACAACAccagaaaaacatggaaagatGATGGAATGAATTCATTAGAGTTCAAGCTCCTTTCCAGGACAAAGCATCCTCTTTATACCAACATCACTGTTGACATTGGATACGTTCCCCCATTTTCttaaagagaatgaaaacaaaagcagagtttGGGCTCAGCGTGGCAGCATGTGTATGGGCATTCAGCCTCTACCTCCTGTTGTGGTGTGGAGTCTGCACCACCTGAGACTAATCCTATTGTCTTTCATgaatttcacttttcttcttacTGTTTTAGAAGAAAAGGCCTCAAGAATAAGGTATGATAGCAAATAAACAGGCTGTGGCTTACTGTAAAAATTGTCAAAGCACTGTAAAACTAACTACTGAGCTAGACCTTTGGGATCAAGGTCTCCTTGACAGTAAGCTGACCCAAGTTTTCTGGAACTGTTGTTCCATAGCTGGAtagctctgtgctgctttgtaCTTAAGTGTTCAATGGGATGCAAGCCATTCTGTCAGATGGGCTTCTGAAGTGCTGTACTTTGAGAAAGTGTTGAAGCCAGTTACTGTTCTGTAAATATCTTTTGTGAATTTGAGTAGAATATATGGAGTTATGTGTTTGGATTAAGATTTTCTAGAATATTTAAGAAGAGTGTAATAAAGGAGAAAGTTGCTCTGAAATGAGGCAACACCAGAGCTTAAGTCTTTGGTTTTTTCTGGCCTGATCCACCTGTGTTTAAATGTTTCTCTTGTAGCTCTAAGTAATTCAGGCTGAATGGGACCTGAGGCTGTCACCTAgtctaacctcctgctcagagtAGGGAAATAATACCAGATTAATTTCAGCTGTTACTCAAACATTAATTATCTTTCAAGGTTGATCTGTCTTCAACATAAAATACTAGTTTTTCCTCTAAGTCAGTCAAACATGTCAACAGTGGAGCTGTGACCCTGGCACGAATGCATTCATACTTACCTGACTGTGTCAGTCTCACAGTCTGCCCAAGACCTCGCCCTTTCTGTAATCTTGCTTTCTCTGTAAAGTCAGGCAGTAGCACTGCCTACCAGGTCCAGTTATTTTGCAAGCATGACAGGGTATTTTTGCTTGGTACTTTTAGGTACTAAAATTCCCTGTTCACTGAAAAGCTGCATCTATCCCACTAACAACACCTAAGAACTTATTTAAAGCTTTGGTCTTCTCTACAGTTGGAATAAAACCAGCTAGAGAATCATCCTTCAATATTACAGTAAGCAGAAGTTGCTTTTTGTAATGTAATTAATATATTGTATCCTAAAAGAAACTCTCCCACACCTGGTTTCCCATTTACCTGCAAGGGATGCATAACTGACAAGCAGGTGTAAGGACAGTTAAGTATAATGCAGTAAGGAAAGTGTGCTAATTAAGATTTTAGCAGAAATGCTGTAGCATAGTGGAACAGTTAGTTATCCACAGACTTTCACCAAAAACAAGAATCACAAATAATAATGGCCTGCGTATGTATACAAATATGCACTCTGATAACAGTGTGGtccaaagcattaaaaaacacAGACAGGAATTTCTCTCCCTATGACACACTTGGGGCCACTGCATTTCCTTCCAGATCTCTCCAGAATAACACCCAGCCTGCAGCCTACTGCAGAACCGAGACTTTCATTTTGCCACAGGACACCTCAGCAGtcctgcagcagggtgagctgAGCTCATGAAGGACAAGAGAAGCCTTTTGAATGCAATGGAGTGTATTTATTGAAAGAGTTTTAACATCTCATCCATTACCATTATTGCCCTTCCCTCCCCCATAAGCAGTTGTTCCTCAGGCTGGAAAAAATTAGCCTTTCTCAGCAAGTTGGTAGTTGGTGAAGAATTCTTGtgcttttaatgagaaaagaCTGGCCTGGTCCTTTTGAAGTCATGGCAGTGTTGGCAGTGCTAGGCAGCCTTCCCCTTACAACAAATAGGAAGTTTAAGAACAGTTGCAAGAACAAATGTTTTTTCAGGAGAGTTAGTTCAAGTCCTTCCACTGGACCAGCCCAAACAAGGACACTTTTGCAAATGTCCCAGCAGAAAGTGCATAGAAGATCGTGAGGACCTGTCCCTCAGGTCAGTCCATAGCCCCAGTCCTCACAAAAGGAAATAACCAATCAATTAGAtgctgtcaagaaaaaaaaacaaacacctttcttctgtgctattgaAGTACTCGTTCAAGCAGAGTGACAGGAGTCATCTGCTGTAACAGCAACCACAAACGAGATCTGTTGCCATTTCCTATAACCTGGGTGGTGCTCACCCTTATGAGACCTTGGGCTGTGTGCTGAAATCCACTGTGATGTTGACATATAAAGGGTTATGTTCCACTGAGAGCAGTTTATATGAACACGAGTTCAGCCCATCTGTTTTCCATGTTCTCGACACCTGACGTAGAAGCTTCATCCTGAggacaaagaggagaaaaatcttcattgACAAGCATGAGAGAGGAGTTTTGAGCTCTTTCCCACTACTAGTAAACTTGGAGGCAGAGCTACTGCCTATCTACTGGGAACATAAAGTCATGCTTTTCCTGTCCTCAGCATGGACAATtggacatggggaaaaaagtcctTTGGTTTAATCTCTGAAACCATATGCTCAAATCATATCCATGTAACTGTAACTGGAAGTTTCTCAGGAACATCACCCAGTCAGTTCTAGGCAGATCTCACGTACGGAACAACAGCTGCCAGCTGTGAACAGTGGTGTCACagggctgtcccccccagccctctggGTACCACAAAACACCCGTTTGGCCTGGAGCAAAGAACTTGGCCCCCAGGTGCCTGGCTCCTACCCACACACCAAGACAGTGCAAGGTGGAACACTGTTCCTGACTCACCTCTCTCCATTCTCTTCATTGCCGTGGTCTCGTTTGTGGAAGATCATCGTGTACCTGGCTACATCAGCAGACGGCCTCACCACTCTCATCTTCTGCATCTCAACCCTGGAAGAAGGAATAGTGCATGAGCAAGATGTCACCTATAAACAAgctcttaaggaaaaaaaccaacatttgGAGACTCATCTCTTGTGGATGCCGTGGAAGCAAGCACAGAGAACTGTAGGAAACTCATCTGCATCTCTTCCACAACCCATTTTGCCAGAGAAATGGGGCTCAGAGGTGTGTTTCTGGAGAACAGGTCCAGTAGGGTGACAGATACCCCTTTCTTTGAACAGAAGCAGGTAGCTACTACAGCAGGTCATGTAGAGCTTTAAGTACACATTATACAACAGAGTACACTTAGATTAGTATTGTCTGGTCTAGTTTGTACTGCCCTGTATTAAGCTAGGAGGTCTGTAGCAAGATTCCACATGTTTTGCAACAAGTTCATCTCAACTACAGCAGTAAAGCACCTATACTTGATAGttctccacttaaaaaaaaaaagcaagcttgttttcttttttaacagttgGCAGTCAGCTGCAAAATTTTTACTTGTTCAcataaagaaaaatttctttctgaGAACAGTGCCAGAAACACTAAGCCCCATGCAGACATCAGGCACTTGATTGGAGCTTTTGGCCTTAAACATATCTGTGGAGCACAACAGTTTTGCTCTGTCAGCAGAAAGGGCTAACTTCATGACAATGGAATTAAGGAATAACCCAGGTCTTTGCTAGTCACATCAGCAGCTGAAAAGAGCAATAGGAAACAGAGAACTGAAGAAACTGAGCCCCTTACAGATCTCCTGTGACTACTTGTAGCAGTAAACTATCAAAGAAATACAACAGATCATCTGAAAAATCTCTGTGATGCGCACCTTAGGAAGGGGCCCAAAAGAGACAATCACATTTAGCACAGAGGCAAAACAGCAGGACCTAAGAGCACTCGGGCCCGAGTTCTTGAAGATACTGAAGGGGATGCTGCCATCTGCCGTCTTTGCCGAGGAAGGCCGCAAGGATCTGTCCGTACAACCACCCACCGAGACAGCAAGCTTCCCATTACCCACCACTGCAACCTCTGTAACCAGCCCAGTCCAAGATCCACCCGAGAGGGAAAGGCGTGAGCCAAGTCCAGTTGCAGCGTGCACTCGGTCATACAAATTGGTTGCCACACCAAGACCTCAACAGCTGCAAAGTTACGAGGTGCCACGCACAAGCAAGCATCACTTTTGATTCCAACCATTTGCAAACATTGTAGAGACCCTCAGTAAATCCTGCGGATCTGCTGcacagctgcttctctgctgcccACAGGAACATTTGAAAGAACACCACTACCACCTTTGCTCATTAACGGTGACACTTCTCGGGAAGCTGGGGAATTAAGATGGTACCAAGCTATCCCCTACCACAATAAAAGCCATCTCCCAAGAGGTCACAGGGAAGTTGGTGTCTCTAGCTAGgggtagggagaaaaaaaagt includes:
- the LOC128144748 gene encoding beta-1,4-galactosyltransferase 3-like isoform X1 → MKISIPLFVSWLMQGLILSCPWHCTCWSFRQNTIFILILYRGGPSNVFRGFLDSHQVLDYSKTHDVYTNLSLFTQAPSEEAMPYCSAQSPIFVGPLTITFRVLPSERMIIKKNPFVQSGGRYRPPHCLARYKSAILVAYKNQEKYLHHLLYYIHPFLQRQQLSYSIYLIQQVGNGTFNRAKLLNVGVREALKDEDWDCLLLHDVDLVPENDYNLYVCDEYYPKHIASAMDKFQYTLPYKSFFGGVSALTPEHYMKMNGFPNTYWGSGGENDDIATRIQLAGMKIVRTSPHLGRYKVMDYNEETETQEPWGRPTSRHNTRKTWKDDGMNSLEFKLLSRTKHPLYTNITVDIGYVPPFS
- the LOC128144748 gene encoding beta-1,4-galactosyltransferase 3-like isoform X2 gives rise to the protein MKISIPLFVSWLMQGLILSCPWHCTCWSFRQNTIFILILYRGGPSNVFRGFLDSHQVLDYSKTHDVYTNLSLFTQAPSEEAMPYCSAQSPIFVGPLTITFRVLPSERMIIKKNPFVQSGGRYRPPHCLARYKSAILVAYKNQEKYLHHLLYYIHPFLQRQQLSYSIYLIQQVGNGTFNRAKLLNVGVREALKDEDWDCLLLHDVDLVPENDYNLYVCDEYYPKHIASAMDKFQYTIQLAGMKIVRTSPHLGRYKVMDYNEETETQEPWGRPTSRHNTRKTWKDDGMNSLEFKLLSRTKHPLYTNITVDIGYVPPFS